In the genome of Aricia agestis chromosome 4, ilAriAges1.1, whole genome shotgun sequence, the window acaaatcgaattctctgagatctagtaaccctgacgtcaatacctgtcagcgttagcgctctccattggctattgaaaccacatatgacgtaaaataggatcaatgaaatatgataatgtaattatatgcagatatgatcaaatgatcatatatattggatcctatatatgatcatagaaatgatcatatataaatgataatgtaataaacCCCTTACATAGTACCCCAGTagagttagatttttttttatattaattatagtcagaatttttttgcaccagtgCAGTGTTTAGAAGAGGTCACAAAagcttaaattcaaaaactcgaccaaatccgacaagtgcgttagccgccatgctagtcgtgttcgtttcgttttttcgcaaagttaaaaattagtgtcagtgtgagtgtcatgttctaaaatctgacagaaattgttagactgggttgcaccagaggcgtgggtaaagctaaagttaaagttaaatttatggttatagttaaggtgaatttaactttaactttacccatatctttgcccggagaaattgacagatgacagctgatccaacaaggttataaatgcgcgtgggcgggagcgctgctggtaaaggagaactgtcaaaaatggcggattttgtatgatgacagcgttagttccttttttcgccacctgcatttaaaaccttgtcgagctctatggttatagttaaatatggcgtcttgatggcgtccatttttaattttacccaaagatttgacatttgcactgtagtcaaagttaaagttacagttaaagttaaagttagttggtgcaattttggtattttagaacatgacactcaattatgaagttgacagtcagctgccgagctgcgaaaaaatgaaacgaacacggctaatattagtccctacagtaacgaaacgcctttgaagTTTGATGTCGCCACCGATgtaggtaccgagcagatatgccaggattgccacggaacgggaaataaaataaaaataaaatattgtttgtgcttgtaatgcaaatgttatcatttaatctgtttaatcagcgtgttatatttacatattatgtcgtactgccagatatttacgtgaaactttatttttagatgattttagttctgtatttaaaaattgaattaacccatcaagcctcataagctcaccggtgagcgagacacaatagaataacaatagatttccaaggatccacgaatcacgatctaaggattaaaataatgaagacgcattcgaaatttcgaatatataaaatatccaataattaatcagtaatcacacgtcaggtgtaacagaagcacttcaaaactcttattacgtgcgcggtaagggcggtcCAAAGGACAAAATGTTACACTTAGTGTGTGTACCTACCTAgctaggtaggtatataattagtataaagtaacagggtatttgacagatttttaatttattctatactagctgttgcccgcgacttcgtccgcgtggacttcagtttatagcgcgcgatgtcaacaaaattgatgtcaaaaacttttataaaaaaaccctggtaccccttaaatcaatacagctgtgcagtgtgcacacaataagtacttcatttttgtatattaaactttatattttatgccaaattttaaagcttatttagccccccaattacacaactttacccataaactatttatcattgataggtttagccccaatttcaccaacgtctgttagtgttaacagcttgttaaaatgtcctgtcttctctttcattcatatgaaaaacgaaacagctaacgtgatactaattcgagcattaactttaacagttgttggtgaaatttggtcttaaggttacgtcactgcctgtacagataaagtactgagttatttaataccgtagaatagatataacaatcgaaaaaaatcgagacttaaatgtaagatgataccacctcttatagaaagacttttgagcaagcgtcagcgcgatgtagaagacgcacggcgccatcgcCATCAccaatttacgacccttacaacccttttttccagtaaaaaagtagcctatgtcctttctcaggctttagactatctgtatacaaaattttattacaatcggttcggtagttttggcgtttggcgtgaaagcgagactgacagacagacagacagacagagatactttcgcatttataatattagtatagattatgtgcacactgcactgctgtttttgggtattttgattaattaagggccgcgctacaccggaatggcagcggcgaggcgagcactttcagcgctgccattccggtgtagcacgctgcgcggccctaagaggggtaccaccgcgcgctataaactaaattccacgcgaacgaagtcgcgggcaacagctagttatgaataaaaacaataatatataataaagtaggtatgattagttctgttacaataatgaagtaaaaaataaagcgccatctgttttcatatattagaattaaaatgttgattgcattgatatattttctggatggaatataggccaacacggtacactcgaactccttagaaatgcagtaggagttctataagataagatagattgattattattataccaagtgataatattattaaacataatattctaacgtattaaaaactataaacaaaaacataataactaataagtatgattagttctatgttacaatgaagtaaaaaataaaacgccatctgttgaatcgtattagaactaaaatgatcattgcatcgatatatttctggattttttataatattatacataaaatatatttaagatttttgaaatattattttaatacacatccaagacccaggaacattgaaaactttttgttccgcctgcgggactcgaacccaggacctccgggatgagcgctggccacgcgcaatgcgaattaattttcatcgatattttcatggaaataagatattttcccacatcaaaatgtagcctatgtcctttctcagactctagaataactgtgtacaaaatttcattgcaatcggttcagtaggtttggcgtgaaagcgagacagacagacagacagagatactttcgcatttataatattagtatagattgtttctctccttgttacacttcttacaacgtaaacaataaaacagagatgcaaataaatgccaccaaggccaacacaatattagtataaactgtgagccgatatttatgaaaattttaatcctttttgttttttgaatcagatttacatccgtacaatgaacatttattataatattccattgtttataagataagttatcgttttacaacacaaaattcgtagacaacgcgccaacgtcacccctgtgcgcgcaggtatacaaactccgcgagtttgtatacgcgggcccgcgctgcccgcttccccgcgggtacccacccctccgttgctctgcgcaagtacattcgttttactactgtagggatatgtcatattgctctACTGTGGCCTAGTCGAACTGTACCCATACGCAATTTAGTTACTTAAAtgaaaactgtttgacaatcaaattaaaaaaataagaaaatgcctcattctcctttaccagcagcgctcccgtcaatgtcacccacgttcatttaaaggcTTTAACTTTAAGCCCGGGCGcacactagcggccaggccgcagcggccatcgaaagtatggtgtggctgCAGGTCgtgttgcggccaggtgcgcgtcgtctatggcggtttcattcTAAAGCCGCCAATCCACCGCAGCGCATGAAGAgactacgcacgtgcgtcaagcttcgctttgtaagaaaatatatgtgactgtgtccactgcaacccacggacacgctacgcacgaattgactTACGTAGCTTGCTCGGATATGgtgcacacgtagctcaacgctggccacgctacgcatgctgtgcacgggatacacggaagcgtgTACATAGTATTCAAAACTGTGCTGCGCTACAGTTGTACATAGTCGTGGCCGTGTGCATAGCGTGTGCTGTGTGCCGAGGGTgagttttttgtttgacattcgatcgtgaacgcgtttggcatttactaaaattttgtatgggagcaggGCTCACTCCCGTGAGCATCGCTAGGTGGCACTGTACAAATCctatataaaatcttagtaaacgccaaacgcgttcacgatcgaatatgaaacaaaaactcacactcggccctctgcagtggaaacgttgacccacgtagtcaaaCTAATAAATCCGTGCGCCGCGTGGCCGagcacagcgtgcgccgcggtggaatggcGGCTTAAGGTacctatctcgatggccgccgtgACCTGGCCCGCTGGCCGCTGCGGCTTGGCTGCTAGTACGCGCCCgggccttgtcgagctgtacctGCAGTACCGACTGTACTGTACGTACCtaccttacataatattatatacgatGATACGGTACGGTTTGCTAGTGCATGGCTAGTGCTGGCTAGCTAACAGctctaaaaaaaattgtcaactGTCAAAAACAATTGTCATCTACATAACCTCAAAGTATTGTttctataaaaacaaattagaTCTAAATCTTTGAACTATTCTAAGGAGtatcacttaatattaaagtaatctCTATTATTCAGTGGCCCTTTATTACCTACACAGGAAATCTTTGGAAGTGAATATCAGTTCCAAATAACTTTAAACTATGTCGACGGATGTCAAcgcaaaaaatattgaaaatgctTGTGAAACAGCCGAAGAGTTTACAAGGGTATTCTACAAACAAGTTGATAATAGTAGACATTTAACGTCCAAACTATATCTACAGACAGGGCTGCTAGTTTGGAATGGTAATGGAATAAATGGAAGTGATAATATTCAGAAGTTTCTGATGGATTTACCTGCCAGCAATCATGTTCTGAAAACATTAGACGCTCAGCCCATATCAGAGAATCTGGGATACAACAAGCTGACTTACCTAATACAAGCCTGTGGTGATGTAACATATCAAAATGATGATGTCAAGAAACCATTTcaacaaacttttttaattgtGGCAGTAGATGGAAAATGGAAGATAGCTTCAGATTGCTTCAGATTACAAGTACCATACAGCAGTTAACAAATTACTTTTGTACATTGAATTTACTCAACCTCTAATTTAAATCTGAAAATAGGTTTAATACAGTCAAActcataaatgaaaaatatttgtgaCATTTGATTGTAAAAGTATTCAtaaggtttatattataataacaagtattttatttctgtaagtatTGTTTTATTACAACTTTGTGTAACTCCCGAGATAGTAATTACAGTTTGAGCAGTAGTGATCCGCTTTTTTGAACATTGGTATAACATATGGAATAGCAGCCAGACAGCAGAGCATACACCAACTGAAAAATTACAAACAAATCTGCATGTTATTGTTAACTCCTTAGAGGTTCTTGAAACTATGGTATTATGGTGTGCAAGCTTATTACAAATATTTCCAGTATAaagttttctaaaaaaaattaccttacatgatatattttgtatgacacCATTTGAAACAAGAAATGTTTAACAAtaaactatgaataataaaaactaaggaaacataactcccctcccatacttcaactgttttgaatttggttccttttcacacactaaaatatgacaatagctccAAAACACTACaacactgatctccattatacaagcaCTACACTCACGAAATaaaaattgtcacttctataattacacaaaattcttgcatgcATAGCTCTTTTTGCATAAACTATGCATGTATTCAGGTCTCTTGTAGCTTgtggaacaaattttttgacacagttactcttccttagtttttattatttgtagtttcTGAATTATTTCAATACTTACAGTGTTAAGCCACAGATAAATCCTGCAATCATGTGTGTTTTGTGTGAGTTAACCAATTGAACAGTTGTTAACACTCTCTTATGGCAGCTGGGGCACGAGAAATAAATGGGCACATCTTTGAAGGGGGGTTGCACTATGATTGTCTGATGCACTACTTGTGGTTGGCTTGTGGTGTCATTTCGTGTATAGGGAGGTGGTGGCTCTGGGTGTATAGGGTGCCCGATTGTATCCATTTCAATACAATTTCCTGGTGTTTCACTTGTGTTTCTTtgtatattcatattattttgttgtgaACTCAACTCACTTTTGACATTTTCAAACGCACCTGATATTGATTAGATAACCATTTATATATTAATGTTTATCTGTCGTTTGTCGCTACTATCTTATCTTTTTGTAGATAAATAAAGCATAGTCATAcattatttactgtattttattatacattccctgtataatatgtataatgtactaTTGAATATGACCATaaaggtaataaattacaaataaaactggACTCACTATGGCTGCCATTTATTTTGTATACCGTATATAAAGAAtagtcaacataatataaagaaataaataggaAATTACatgctaattataataattgaaatagaaccatgaatacattttaattaaaatactaaaagaACTTACGTAGCTAATTTGACTTTACAGTTGAAGAAAATATTCAACCAAAAATTTGTTTAGTTGCATATTAAACTTGAAAggtaaaggaaaaaaaatctttatggGCAACAGTAATTCTACCCATCTAGGCATCAGCAATACATTTGTTACAATAATATCACAGCTTTTatcattcttttttt includes:
- the LOC121726663 gene encoding NTF2-related export protein, which gives rise to MSTDVNAKNIENACETAEEFTRVFYKQVDNSRHLTSKLYLQTGLLVWNGNGINGSDNIQKFLMDLPASNHVLKTLDAQPISENLGYNKLTYLIQACGDVTYQNDDVKKPFQQTFLIVAVDGKWKIASDCFRLQVPYSS